Proteins from one Desulfonema limicola genomic window:
- a CDS encoding type ISP restriction/modification enzyme, whose translation MKKAEKMINSYIDQINKRFKTGLSTEHTFRGDLQTFLESFDRSMLVTNEPARIQCGAPDFIITKNNIPLGYIEAKDIGISLAKTDKTEQLKRYKQSLDNLILTDYLDFRLYRNGEFAASAAIGRIKDNKIEALPDAFEDFKNLIADFYTHTGQTVTSPLKLAEMMAGKAKMMQAVIEKAVTSDEENEQDSTLKDQMLAFKHILIHDIKPSEFADIYAQTIAYGMFAARLHDKTLEDFSRQKAAELIPKSNPFLRSLFSYIAGPDIDDRILWIVDALADIFRAADLVSIMSNFGTTTQMTDPVVHFYETFLSKYNPKLRKSRGVWYTPEPVVNFIVRAVDDILKAEFDLPQGLADTSKISIQVQEQGVAKGKARKEVHKVQILDPAAGTGTFLAEVVKQVYKKFQGQQGIWSNYVEDHLIPRLNGFEILMASYAMAHLKLDLLLTETGYKPKKQNRFRIFLTNSLEESHPDTGTLFASWLSKEASEANFVKRDTPVMVVLGNPPYSVSSSNKGEWIKKLIADYKKDLNEKKINLDDDYIKFIRYAQYFIDKNRQGIVAMITNNSFIDGITHRQMRKSLLETFDKIYIIDLHGSTKKNETTPEGEKDENVFDIQQGVSINIFVKKSKMKKNADVFHFEIFGLRREKYIFLNGNSINSINWEKLKSKSPYFFFIPTNFDLIENYNRLCSINDLFLNVNSGIKTDRDNLFIGYTKNEIADKFSILLGDKISDTFKEKYRIIDSGSYKITSKIKGAKYKKSFITPLLYRPFDIRYIYYDTKIVSRPAEKVTKHILKGSITLVSCRQQSTFDFQHIMVSNWLTEVCTVSLQTKETGYAFPLYLYPDENGQQTFDNDTERKPNLNPEIIQKIAKSIKLTFTTEKEQTKDTFAPIDILDYIYAVLHSPAYRETYKEFLKIDFPRVPYPKDRKIFWQLAKLGEKLRTIHLLENPVVEQYITTYPKDGSNIVTRKITKKDYEITDKKKQLGRVWINDEQYFDKVPETAWGFYIGGYQPAQKWLKDRKGRELKFEDILHYQKIITALTQTDITMKQIDKINFM comes from the coding sequence ATGAAAAAGGCTGAAAAAATGATAAACAGCTATATTGATCAAATAAACAAAAGATTTAAAACAGGTCTTTCGACTGAACACACTTTCAGGGGGGATCTGCAGACTTTTCTGGAATCATTTGACAGGAGTATGCTTGTTACTAATGAGCCAGCAAGAATCCAATGCGGTGCCCCTGATTTTATTATCACTAAAAATAATATTCCCCTGGGTTATATTGAAGCTAAAGATATTGGTATTTCCCTTGCAAAAACTGATAAAACCGAGCAGTTGAAACGCTATAAACAAAGTCTGGATAATCTTATTTTAACTGATTATCTTGATTTCAGACTGTATCGCAATGGTGAGTTTGCTGCTTCTGCTGCTATTGGCAGGATAAAAGACAATAAAATTGAAGCCCTGCCAGATGCTTTTGAAGATTTTAAAAATCTTATTGCAGATTTTTATACTCATACAGGCCAGACTGTAACTTCTCCGTTAAAGCTGGCTGAAATGATGGCAGGCAAGGCTAAAATGATGCAGGCTGTTATTGAAAAAGCTGTAACAAGTGATGAGGAAAATGAACAGGACAGTACTTTAAAAGATCAGATGCTTGCTTTTAAACATATTCTGATTCATGACATCAAACCTTCGGAATTTGCAGATATTTATGCACAGACCATTGCTTATGGCATGTTTGCAGCCAGGCTTCATGATAAAACTCTGGAAGATTTTTCAAGGCAGAAAGCAGCAGAGCTTATTCCCAAATCCAATCCTTTTTTAAGAAGTCTTTTTAGTTATATTGCAGGCCCGGATATTGATGACCGTATTTTATGGATTGTTGATGCTCTGGCTGATATTTTCAGGGCGGCTGATCTGGTTTCTATTATGTCAAATTTCGGCACTACAACACAAATGACCGATCCTGTTGTTCATTTTTATGAAACGTTTTTGTCGAAATATAACCCAAAACTCCGTAAAAGCCGGGGGGTGTGGTACACTCCTGAGCCTGTTGTTAATTTTATTGTAAGGGCTGTTGATGATATTTTGAAAGCAGAGTTTGATCTGCCCCAGGGTCTGGCTGATACATCCAAGATTTCAATTCAGGTTCAGGAGCAGGGAGTTGCAAAAGGCAAGGCAAGAAAAGAGGTGCATAAGGTTCAGATTCTTGATCCTGCTGCTGGCACGGGAACTTTTCTTGCTGAGGTTGTGAAGCAGGTTTATAAAAAATTTCAAGGGCAGCAGGGTATATGGAGTAATTATGTTGAAGATCATTTGATACCGAGGTTAAACGGTTTTGAAATCCTGATGGCTTCTTATGCAATGGCACATTTGAAGCTGGATCTGCTTTTAACTGAGACAGGTTATAAACCTAAAAAGCAGAATCGTTTCAGGATATTTTTGACAAACAGTCTTGAAGAATCACATCCTGACACAGGAACCTTGTTTGCATCATGGCTTTCAAAAGAAGCATCAGAAGCAAATTTTGTCAAGCGGGATACGCCGGTTATGGTTGTTTTGGGGAATCCGCCGTATAGTGTCAGTTCTTCTAATAAAGGGGAGTGGATTAAAAAGCTTATTGCAGATTATAAAAAGGATTTGAACGAGAAAAAAATAAATCTTGATGATGATTATATAAAATTTATCAGATATGCACAATATTTTATTGATAAAAATAGGCAAGGCATTGTTGCCATGATTACAAATAATTCCTTTATAGATGGCATTACTCACAGGCAAATGCGGAAAAGTCTTTTGGAAACATTTGATAAAATTTATATTATTGATTTGCATGGGAGTACGAAAAAAAATGAAACTACTCCCGAAGGTGAAAAAGATGAAAATGTTTTTGATATTCAGCAAGGTGTGTCAATTAACATTTTCGTAAAAAAGTCTAAGATGAAAAAAAATGCAGATGTTTTCCATTTTGAAATTTTTGGATTGAGGCGGGAAAAGTATATTTTTTTAAATGGAAATTCAATAAATTCTATTAATTGGGAAAAATTGAAAAGTAAGTCACCCTACTTCTTTTTTATTCCAACAAATTTTGATTTAATTGAAAATTACAACAGGTTATGTTCAATTAATGATTTATTCCTAAATGTAAATAGCGGAATTAAAACTGATAGAGATAATTTATTTATTGGTTATACAAAAAACGAAATAGCTGATAAATTTAGCATTTTATTAGGTGATAAAATATCAGACACGTTTAAGGAAAAATATCGTATCATAGATTCTGGTAGTTATAAAATTACTTCGAAAATTAAAGGTGCTAAATATAAAAAAAGTTTTATAACTCCATTGTTATATCGTCCTTTTGATATTCGCTATATATATTATGACACCAAAATTGTTAGCAGACCTGCCGAAAAAGTAACAAAACATATTTTAAAAGGCAGCATTACGTTAGTCTCGTGTAGACAGCAAAGTACTTTTGATTTTCAGCATATTATGGTATCAAATTGGCTAACAGAAGTATGCACTGTTAGCTTACAAACAAAAGAAACTGGTTATGCTTTCCCTCTCTACCTCTACCCCGATGAAAACGGTCAGCAGACTTTTGATAATGATACAGAACGCAAACCCAACTTAAACCCTGAAATCATTCAGAAAATAGCAAAATCCATAAAGCTGACTTTTACCACTGAAAAAGAACAGACCAAAGACACCTTTGCCCCAATTGACATCTTAGACTACATTTACGCAGTCCTGCATTCCCCGGCCTACCGGGAAACATACAAAGAATTCCTGAAAATAGACTTTCCCCGTGTCCCATACCCCAAAGACAGGAAAATTTTCTGGCAGCTTGCAAAGCTTGGGGAAAAACTCCGCACCATACATTTACTGGAAAATCCTGTTGTTGAACAATACATTACAACCTATCCCAAAGACGGCAGCAATATTGTAACCCGTAAAATAACAAAAAAAGATTATGAAATAACAGATAAGAAAAAACAGCTTGGCCGCGTGTGGATAAATGACGAGCAGTATTTTGACAAAGTGCCTGAAACTGCATGGGGATTTTACATCGGCGGCTATCAGCCTGCCCAGAAATGGCTCAAAGACAGAAAAGGACGGGAACTAAAATTTGAGGATATTTTACATTATCAAAAAATAATCACAGCCCTGACCCAGACAGATATTACAATGAAGCAAATAGATAAAATAAACTTTATGTAA
- a CDS encoding nitric oxide reductase activation protein NorD produces the protein MPEQKFEKLLIIDPDLTDSLMSILQNKKISVHEAQLLEEETIWGMCQDIELGTLIARGYASLIGETGQERLDKYHEVLHVSCKKGLNLGRMIAVYWVPILRHGNSDIIARFPKLLLVMLKHGEYTLKKPLNTLASFLESGDTGTALAFMGLLHDTYSQDLPYKQSIYLARLLSESVGELPYEKRNWQISQIRRVIRTDFLLADPFINAMKKRLYLLSENSLRYFVSLGLDKFKKNESLGIKFLSLESKMGMDFYQELLVTISISQVQPQLNRYLKARTGLGISIRPLSVIPNSFYQSDIDDGAYFVCSDGKFIYLPDEISIFSNKDENLDLYKYLTKLEAAFYEFKTFDFDLEKALEKCRNSLVMEKNAGSLSDMERFFLLFDKPDLASDLFTVFEQGRIRILLKHFYPGIVRTAFPMLRHEARRMDRINTKPCFITRLYHHIGLGEKIDIKSMYYREIEDIKEYFEKNMDSETSVEACAEMVYRFYPLTKEIVYNPLNKNYTGLQTPFKRKIRPDLFYSSFFQVEQNAEKIKLQLRAKGLNAYKSDIKKQLTQKQAGISIEDLKEIVFSLNNDDSPDKTDINPGNIKIDLSWLDLSEILGTQYKDNLLEDSQDCPVFRYKEWDIDLGDYLYEHTRILDKIVPEIKGCFYDNALNQHYGLVRSIRRAFELLKPQSVKILRQWTEGDEFDYRALLDYAIDRKAGIMPSDRLYIKRIKQQRDVAVLLLVDLSKSTANPVFDSDFSVLDLEKQAIVLFCEALEVLGDNFAIAGFSGTGRLSVEYFHIKDFDEPVEDTVKARINAMSPQRSTRMGAAIRHASAQLEKTDAKVRILIILGDGFPNDTNYKREYAIADTRKAISEARAKSIHAKAITVNITGDSKLDDLYGSMHHNIISDVRELPDKLLRIYSALTK, from the coding sequence ATGCCTGAACAAAAATTTGAAAAGCTTTTAATTATTGATCCTGATTTGACAGATTCATTGATGTCAATTCTTCAAAATAAAAAAATCTCAGTTCACGAAGCCCAGCTTCTTGAAGAGGAAACAATCTGGGGTATGTGCCAGGATATTGAGCTTGGCACTCTCATTGCAAGGGGTTATGCATCTCTTATAGGAGAGACAGGGCAGGAAAGGCTTGATAAATATCATGAGGTTTTACATGTTTCATGTAAAAAAGGTTTGAACCTGGGACGCATGATTGCTGTTTACTGGGTTCCCATACTCAGGCATGGAAACAGTGATATTATTGCCCGTTTTCCAAAACTCCTCCTTGTTATGCTGAAACATGGAGAATATACATTAAAAAAACCTTTAAATACATTAGCATCTTTTCTTGAATCAGGGGATACCGGTACTGCCCTGGCATTTATGGGACTGCTCCATGATACATACTCACAAGACCTGCCTTATAAACAAAGCATTTATCTTGCAAGGCTTTTATCTGAATCTGTGGGAGAACTGCCTTATGAAAAAAGAAACTGGCAGATATCCCAGATTCGCAGGGTAATAAGAACTGATTTCCTTCTTGCAGACCCTTTTATTAATGCCATGAAAAAAAGGCTTTACCTGCTTTCTGAAAACAGCCTTAGATATTTTGTAAGTCTTGGACTTGACAAATTTAAAAAAAATGAATCTTTGGGTATAAAATTTTTGTCTCTGGAATCAAAAATGGGTATGGACTTTTACCAGGAACTTCTTGTTACTATTTCAATCAGCCAGGTACAACCCCAGCTAAACAGGTATCTTAAAGCCAGAACAGGACTTGGAATCTCCATACGTCCTTTATCTGTTATACCTAACTCCTTTTATCAATCTGATATTGATGACGGGGCTTATTTTGTCTGCTCAGATGGAAAATTCATCTATCTGCCTGATGAAATCAGCATATTTTCCAATAAAGATGAAAATCTGGATTTATATAAATATCTTACAAAGCTTGAAGCTGCATTTTATGAGTTTAAAACCTTTGATTTTGACCTGGAAAAAGCATTGGAAAAATGCAGAAATTCCCTGGTCATGGAAAAAAATGCCGGCAGTCTTTCAGATATGGAGAGATTTTTTCTCTTATTTGATAAACCGGATCTGGCATCAGATTTGTTTACTGTTTTTGAACAGGGACGTATCAGGATTTTGCTTAAACATTTTTACCCGGGAATTGTCAGAACAGCTTTCCCCATGCTCAGACATGAAGCCAGACGCATGGACAGGATAAATACCAAGCCCTGTTTTATTACCAGGCTTTATCATCATATTGGCCTGGGTGAAAAAATAGATATAAAATCCATGTATTACAGGGAAATAGAAGATATAAAGGAATATTTTGAAAAAAACATGGATTCAGAAACCAGCGTAGAAGCCTGTGCAGAAATGGTTTACAGGTTTTATCCCCTGACAAAAGAAATAGTATATAATCCTTTAAATAAAAACTATACAGGTTTGCAGACCCCTTTTAAGAGAAAAATTCGGCCTGACCTGTTTTACAGCTCTTTTTTCCAGGTTGAGCAAAATGCTGAAAAGATTAAGCTGCAGCTTAGGGCAAAAGGGTTAAATGCTTATAAATCTGACATAAAAAAGCAGCTGACACAAAAACAGGCAGGTATCAGCATAGAGGATTTAAAGGAAATTGTATTTTCTTTAAATAATGATGACAGCCCTGATAAAACAGACATAAATCCTGGAAATATTAAAATTGACCTTTCCTGGCTTGATTTATCAGAAATTCTGGGAACACAGTATAAAGATAATCTTTTGGAAGATTCCCAGGACTGCCCTGTATTCAGGTATAAAGAATGGGATATTGACCTTGGAGATTATCTTTATGAACATACGCGGATTTTAGATAAGATTGTGCCTGAAATAAAAGGCTGTTTTTATGACAATGCCTTAAACCAGCATTACGGACTGGTAAGAAGCATCCGCCGCGCCTTTGAACTGCTCAAACCCCAGAGCGTGAAAATATTGCGCCAGTGGACAGAAGGAGATGAATTTGATTACCGGGCACTCCTGGATTATGCAATTGACAGAAAAGCAGGGATTATGCCCTCAGACCGGCTGTATATAAAACGTATAAAACAGCAGAGGGATGTGGCAGTTCTTTTACTGGTTGATCTTTCCAAATCCACAGCAAATCCTGTGTTTGACTCAGATTTCAGTGTTCTTGACCTGGAAAAACAGGCCATAGTCCTGTTTTGCGAAGCACTTGAGGTGTTAGGGGATAATTTTGCCATAGCCGGTTTTTCAGGAACAGGCCGTCTTTCTGTGGAATACTTCCATATAAAAGATTTTGACGAACCTGTGGAAGATACGGTTAAAGCCAGGATTAATGCCATGAGTCCCCAGAGAAGTACCCGTATGGGTGCTGCAATCCGTCACGCATCAGCCCAGCTTGAAAAGACTGATGCAAAGGTTCGGATATTGATAATACTGGGAGACGGATTCCCTAATGATACAAACTATAAGCGCGAGTATGCCATAGCAGACACACGCAAGGCAATATCAGAAGCAAGGGCAAAAAGCATTCATGCCAAGGCCATAACAGTTAATATAACCGGAGATTCCAAACTGGATGATCTATATGGAAGCATGCACCATAATATTATATCAGATGTAAGGGAACTGCCTGACAAACTGCTGAGGATTTACAGTGCATTAACAAAATAA
- a CDS encoding TatD family hydrolase: MKLFDSHCHLNDPVYSKDFDLMLQRMNDAEVAALMIVGINKNNSASAVALAESYPQFYVSVGIHPHDADTCSESALEYLKNLAKNQKVKAWGETGLDFNRMYSPKSVQEKWFIRQIETAEELNLPLIFHERDSKGRFLEILKSCKSKNITGVVHCFSGSLPEMNSYINMGLYIGITGILTIKTRGADLRQIVKNLPADRILIETDAPYLTPAPQRNKYKRNEPAFVRSTLLKLAEVRNEEPEILAGIVWENTCRLYNI; this comes from the coding sequence ATGAAATTATTTGACAGTCACTGCCATCTTAACGATCCTGTATATTCTAAAGATTTTGATCTTATGCTCCAGCGCATGAATGATGCTGAAGTTGCAGCACTAATGATTGTGGGAATCAATAAAAACAATTCTGCCAGTGCTGTTGCTCTGGCAGAATCTTATCCGCAATTTTATGTATCAGTTGGCATTCATCCCCATGATGCAGACACATGTTCGGAATCTGCACTTGAATATCTTAAAAATCTTGCAAAAAATCAAAAAGTAAAAGCATGGGGGGAAACAGGCCTTGATTTTAACAGGATGTACTCTCCAAAATCAGTTCAGGAAAAATGGTTTATCAGGCAGATTGAAACAGCAGAAGAATTAAACCTTCCTTTGATTTTTCATGAAAGAGACAGCAAAGGCCGTTTCCTGGAAATACTGAAATCATGTAAAAGCAAAAATATTACCGGAGTGGTTCATTGTTTCAGCGGTTCCCTGCCTGAAATGAATTCATATATAAATATGGGACTTTATATCGGTATAACAGGTATTCTCACAATAAAAACAAGGGGAGCTGATTTAAGACAAATAGTAAAAAATCTACCTGCTGACCGAATTCTTATAGAAACAGATGCTCCTTATCTGACCCCGGCTCCCCAGAGAAATAAATACAAACGCAATGAGCCTGCTTTTGTCAGGTCAACCCTTCTTAAACTTGCTGAAGTCAGAAATGAAGAACCTGAGATTTTAGCTGGTATTGTATGGGAAAATACCTGCAGATTATATAATATTTAG
- a CDS encoding transferase: MKQLEKLFERIVSRTKINLRELDFDLDKYVKDILPLEQLTKFYSFYGITSHHPIHFRFKNSNLAGSYFLGICNVENSILYKSDIRGDELKLKDESFQFQDTEIILDVDEIISIKNSLLIKTLVHNFSHDPEKIDLFLIKNTISCPYANIHGAPMDGCFLGPFSTVDLTTLHDCVIGTFSYVQAGRLSHTNVPSGQVWVKYGELFDFKYRFPEEELRHYITLKPGEGAVGRFMDFAEDRKTEFQRLYNVVHLDSPIEVPLGASINRYSVFLGQSHIEENVLVAQRAFIESSYMGKGANAQENCYISESRLEGYNVTAHGATIIHAKLNQKVFVGFNSFIQGKKDCELTVGRGSIIMPHTIIHLSDPMEIPPGYLVWGYIKNAEDLKNNSISLDRLSKVKDKIEIGNMTFKGSGAVFVDAFQHRIEHILEENGAYFDGELNRGHAQMGQNISFNIIQPYSRGPLEGLYPSIEIQP, encoded by the coding sequence ATGAAACAGCTTGAAAAACTCTTTGAAAGAATTGTCAGCCGTACCAAAATTAACTTGAGAGAGCTTGATTTTGATCTTGATAAATATGTTAAAGATATTCTTCCTCTTGAACAATTAACCAAATTTTACAGTTTTTACGGTATCACCTCACATCATCCAATTCATTTTCGTTTTAAAAATTCAAATCTTGCAGGAAGTTATTTTCTTGGAATATGCAATGTTGAAAATTCAATTTTGTATAAAAGCGACATCAGGGGAGATGAACTAAAACTAAAAGACGAGAGTTTTCAATTCCAGGATACGGAGATTATACTTGATGTAGATGAGATAATTTCCATAAAAAACAGTCTGCTTATAAAAACCCTGGTACATAATTTTTCCCATGATCCTGAGAAGATAGACCTTTTTTTAATAAAAAATACCATATCATGCCCCTATGCAAACATACATGGCGCACCAATGGACGGCTGTTTTCTAGGCCCTTTCAGTACTGTTGACCTTACTACCCTGCATGATTGTGTTATTGGAACCTTTTCTTATGTACAGGCAGGCCGTTTATCCCATACAAATGTGCCGTCAGGACAGGTATGGGTAAAATATGGAGAATTATTTGATTTTAAATATCGGTTTCCAGAAGAAGAATTAAGACATTATATTACTTTAAAACCTGGTGAAGGTGCTGTGGGGCGGTTTATGGATTTTGCAGAAGACCGGAAAACAGAATTTCAAAGGCTTTATAATGTTGTGCATCTTGACTCTCCTATTGAGGTTCCTCTGGGTGCTTCCATTAACAGGTATTCGGTTTTTCTGGGTCAAAGCCATATTGAAGAAAACGTACTTGTTGCCCAGCGGGCATTTATTGAATCGTCATATATGGGTAAAGGAGCAAACGCACAGGAAAATTGTTATATAAGTGAATCCAGGCTGGAAGGCTATAATGTTACTGCCCACGGTGCAACCATAATTCATGCAAAATTAAATCAAAAGGTTTTTGTGGGATTTAACTCATTTATCCAGGGCAAAAAAGACTGTGAACTCACAGTAGGGCGGGGTAGTATTATTATGCCCCATACTATAATACATTTAAGCGATCCTATGGAAATACCGCCTGGATATCTGGTATGGGGATATATAAAAAATGCTGAAGATCTTAAAAATAACAGTATTTCCCTTGACCGGCTGTCCAAGGTAAAAGATAAGATTGAGATAGGAAATATGACCTTTAAAGGCAGTGGCGCTGTATTTGTTGATGCTTTTCAACATCGAATAGAGCATATTCTGGAAGAAAACGGAGCTTATTTTGACGGCGAACTTAACAGGGGTCATGCCCAGATGGGACAAAATATCTCTTTTAATATAATCCAGCCTTATTCCAGGGGACCCCTTGAAGGGTTGTATCCTTCCATTGAGATTCAGCCTTAA
- a CDS encoding TetR/AcrR family transcriptional regulator: MDYAEFQQFVDMTKQKLLKKTFAENKKSIKIKKEKTVIKNLEKIFNAVLKISNKKGFQTMSMRNLSKESGISMGSLYTYFSSKEELLSMLQRQGRTLALEVIEKNISNKKNAIDRLRAAVKTHLYISESMQPWFYFSYMEAKNLNKVEREKAINIELYAEKVLTEILMQGENEGIFRARDHQLSASILILPMMRDWYLNRWKYGKRNVSVDQYADLVIEFIENYYLA, encoded by the coding sequence ATGGACTATGCTGAATTTCAACAATTTGTCGATATGACCAAACAAAAGCTTTTAAAAAAAACTTTTGCTGAAAACAAAAAAAGTATCAAAATCAAAAAAGAAAAAACAGTAATCAAAAATCTTGAAAAGATATTTAATGCAGTTTTGAAAATCAGCAATAAAAAAGGGTTTCAAACCATGAGCATGAGAAATCTCAGTAAAGAATCTGGTATAAGCATGGGATCTCTTTATACCTATTTTTCAAGCAAAGAAGAATTGTTAAGTATGCTCCAGCGTCAGGGGCGCACACTTGCCCTTGAGGTTATAGAAAAAAATATCAGCAATAAAAAAAATGCCATAGACAGGCTCAGGGCAGCAGTTAAAACCCATTTATATATAAGTGAATCCATGCAGCCCTGGTTTTATTTTTCCTATATGGAAGCAAAAAACCTAAACAAGGTTGAACGGGAAAAAGCCATTAATATTGAATTATATGCAGAAAAGGTTTTAACTGAAATCCTGATGCAGGGAGAAAATGAAGGTATTTTCAGAGCCAGGGATCACCAGTTAAGTGCCAGTATTCTTATCCTGCCAATGATGAGAGACTGGTATCTTAATAGATGGAAATATGGCAAAAGAAATGTTTCAGTGGATCAATATGCAGACCTGGTGATTGAATTTATTGAAAACTATTATTTAGCCTGA
- a CDS encoding FmdB family zinc ribbon protein — MPIYEYQCKKCNSRFERLVLGFDESLPECPECRSSDVNKLMSAGCVRPHGIPTGSGGYAPPPASCSRGGG; from the coding sequence ATGCCTATATATGAATATCAGTGTAAAAAATGTAACAGCAGATTTGAAAGACTTGTATTAGGATTTGATGAATCTTTACCGGAATGTCCTGAATGCAGAAGCTCGGACGTAAACAAACTCATGTCTGCTGGCTGTGTCAGACCCCATGGAATCCCGACTGGTTCAGGAGGCTACGCTCCACCCCCTGCCTCATGCAGCAGAGGCGGCGGCTGA
- a CDS encoding DUF3786 domain-containing protein, which yields MALSVVDLYKDVLPKTNCKDCGFPTCLAFASMVVSAKLGLKNCPHIAYELVEKYQKELDEQHAAGKWIKKDMAQDALVWAKERAASMKIQDLPERIGGELIGKGEDAALKLPYFNDFILIRNLTITKEQGEALNRWEQVFVYNHMAQGGKSLPTGKWKSLQEFPNTISKIKSMRSHVEEPLVNKFAGHVEELAKASKALGGIDMTDKNPSSDLAFYFKVLPRIPVMLMFWDKDMEDSFEAKAKLLFDETIIEHLDIESILFLSERLRQLICGDEDQAK from the coding sequence ATGGCTTTATCAGTTGTTGACCTCTATAAAGACGTACTTCCCAAAACCAATTGCAAAGACTGCGGGTTTCCCACATGTCTTGCTTTTGCAAGTATGGTGGTTTCTGCAAAACTTGGTTTAAAAAACTGTCCCCATATTGCTTATGAACTTGTTGAAAAGTATCAAAAAGAACTTGATGAACAACATGCAGCAGGTAAATGGATAAAAAAAGATATGGCCCAGGATGCCCTGGTATGGGCAAAGGAGCGTGCTGCTTCCATGAAAATACAAGATCTGCCTGAACGTATTGGCGGGGAATTAATTGGCAAAGGGGAGGATGCTGCCCTTAAACTTCCATATTTTAACGATTTTATTTTAATAAGAAACCTCACTATTACCAAAGAACAGGGAGAAGCACTAAACAGGTGGGAACAGGTTTTTGTCTATAATCATATGGCTCAGGGCGGAAAAAGTCTTCCAACAGGAAAATGGAAATCGCTCCAGGAGTTTCCTAATACGATTTCCAAAATAAAGTCCATGCGTTCCCATGTGGAAGAACCTCTGGTAAACAAGTTTGCAGGGCATGTGGAAGAGCTTGCCAAAGCTTCTAAAGCTCTTGGCGGCATAGATATGACAGATAAAAATCCTTCATCAGACCTGGCATTTTATTTCAAGGTTTTGCCCAGAATTCCTGTAATGCTGATGTTCTGGGATAAGGACATGGAAGACAGCTTTGAAGCCAAAGCAAAGCTTTTATTTGATGAAACAATTATTGAACATCTGGATATTGAATCTATTTTATTTTTAAGTGAACGGCTCAGGCAGCTTATATGCGGGGACGAAGATCAGGCTAAATAA
- a CDS encoding YajD family HNH nuclease, protein MAQKKSKDAEKLDRLIAEARQEKERREKGYRERALKMFPWVCGKCGREFSGKKLKELTVHHRDHNHDNNPPDGSNWELLCIYCHDNEHSRYQDAQWTDSSDSGETQDSSFSHSPFAGLDALLKAKK, encoded by the coding sequence ATGGCACAGAAAAAAAGCAAAGATGCTGAAAAATTAGACAGGCTTATTGCTGAAGCCAGACAGGAAAAAGAGCGCAGGGAAAAAGGTTACCGGGAGCGCGCTCTTAAAATGTTTCCCTGGGTTTGCGGTAAATGCGGGCGTGAATTTTCAGGTAAAAAACTCAAGGAACTGACAGTTCATCACAGAGATCATAATCATGACAATAATCCGCCTGACGGCAGTAACTGGGAACTGCTCTGCATTTACTGCCATGATAATGAGCATTCACGTTATCAGGATGCACAATGGACTGACAGCTCAGATTCAGGAGAAACACAGGATTCTTCTTTTTCACACAGTCCTTTTGCAGGGCTTGATGCTTTATTAAAAGCTAAAAAATAG